One window of Alkaliphilus metalliredigens QYMF genomic DNA carries:
- the pstB gene encoding phosphate ABC transporter ATP-binding protein PstB, producing the protein MQKICVEGLNLYYDDFQALKNITFNIEEKKVTALIGPSGCGKSTFLRTLNRMNDLIDGVKIVGEVKLEEQDIYHKDVDVVSLRRRIGMVFQKPNPFPKSIYENVAYGPKRHGIKNKKQLDEMVEKSLRKAALWDEVKDRLNKSALGLSGGQQQRLCIARALAMEPEVLLMDEPTSALDPIATAKIEELITELKKEYTIVIVTHSMQQAARISDETAFFLMGEVIEVDHTQKIFTIPRDKRTEDYVTGRFG; encoded by the coding sequence ATGCAGAAGATTTGTGTAGAAGGTTTAAACTTATATTATGATGATTTTCAAGCCCTAAAAAATATCACTTTTAATATAGAAGAAAAAAAGGTAACGGCTTTAATTGGTCCCTCGGGCTGTGGCAAGTCTACCTTCCTTAGAACATTAAACCGAATGAATGATTTAATTGATGGGGTTAAAATAGTAGGAGAGGTCAAGCTTGAGGAACAGGATATTTATCACAAGGACGTGGATGTAGTGTCATTGAGAAGACGAATCGGAATGGTTTTTCAAAAACCAAATCCTTTTCCAAAGTCTATTTACGAAAATGTAGCCTATGGACCTAAACGACATGGGATTAAAAATAAGAAGCAGCTAGACGAAATGGTAGAGAAGAGCTTAAGGAAGGCAGCCCTATGGGATGAAGTGAAGGATCGATTAAATAAATCAGCCTTAGGACTTTCTGGGGGACAGCAACAAAGGCTTTGTATTGCCAGGGCCTTGGCAATGGAGCCTGAAGTATTATTAATGGATGAACCCACATCGGCATTAGATCCCATTGCCACAGCAAAAATAGAAGAACTCATTACAGAGCTAAAAAAAGAGTACACCATTGTGATTGTAACTCACTCCATGCAACAGGCGGCGCGAATTTCAGATGAAACAGCCTTCTTCTTAATGGGAGAAGTGATTGAAGTGGACCATACACAGAAGATATTTACCATCCCTAGAGATAAGCGTACAGAGGATTATGTAACGGGAAGATTTGGTTAA
- the pstA gene encoding phosphate ABC transporter permease PstA, whose amino-acid sequence MNKKTQERIAFSILTFTAMLVVIPTLLIIGYIFVKGIGMINWEFLTAMPRKGMTEGGIYPAIIGTLYLVLGTVLFALPLGIGSAIYLTEYAKQGILSRLIRLAILNLAGVPSVVYGLFGLGLFVLFLGFGSSILAGSLTLACLILPIVITASEEALKSVPQSYREASLALGATKWQTIQKVVLPHATPGITTGAILGIGRAAGETAPILLTVAAFFLPRLPKSFFDQAMVLPYHLYIISTQVPNMPEEIKYGTALVLLGIVGVFFMIATTIRIKFKMDNRA is encoded by the coding sequence ATGAATAAGAAAACACAAGAGAGAATCGCCTTTAGTATATTGACCTTCACCGCAATGCTTGTGGTGATCCCAACCCTACTCATAATAGGATATATATTTGTAAAAGGAATAGGAATGATTAATTGGGAGTTTTTAACGGCTATGCCCAGAAAAGGCATGACTGAAGGAGGGATTTATCCTGCTATTATCGGCACATTATACCTTGTTCTGGGGACGGTGCTCTTTGCACTCCCTCTTGGGATTGGGTCAGCTATTTATTTAACGGAGTATGCAAAACAAGGCATATTATCTAGATTGATACGCCTAGCTATCTTAAACCTAGCGGGAGTGCCTTCAGTGGTCTATGGACTTTTTGGACTTGGCTTATTTGTTCTCTTCCTAGGTTTTGGATCTTCAATTTTAGCCGGTTCCCTCACCTTGGCGTGTCTGATCCTACCTATTGTGATTACTGCATCAGAAGAGGCATTAAAAAGTGTGCCCCAGAGTTATCGAGAGGCATCCTTGGCATTGGGAGCCACAAAATGGCAAACCATTCAAAAGGTTGTCCTACCCCATGCGACTCCAGGCATAACAACAGGAGCTATATTAGGAATTGGAAGAGCTGCAGGAGAAACGGCGCCGATATTATTGACAGTGGCAGCTTTCTTTTTACCAAGACTACCAAAATCATTTTTTGATCAAGCAATGGTACTGCCCTATCATTTATATATTATTTCAACTCAGGTGCCCAATATGCCAGAGGAAATTAAGTATGGAACAGCTTTAGTTTTACTTGGAATTGTTGGTGTCTTTTTTATGATTGCAACAACAATCAGAATTAAATTTAAAATGGATAATCGGGCTTAA
- the pstC gene encoding phosphate ABC transporter permease subunit PstC: protein MADTTMEIKKKRKSLNKNMKNSMGEFVIEKVIFVLGMTSIAIIALIFLFLFRTGIRLFDDIALKDFLFGEFWFPISVNSQYGILPLVAGSVMVTLGAVFISVPLGIGSAIFIAEVAPPKTKTVLKVIIEFLSAIPSVVLGFLGIVILSSWVRVTFNISSGFTILTGSILVSFMALPTIISISDDALNALPKEYREASLALGATRWETILYALVPAASSGIIAAVMLGIGRAVGETMTVMMVTGNAAQIPGSFLVSGRTMTATIAAEMGDTVRNGTHYHALFAVGIVLLAMTSFINLIADFVLSRAKKEGR from the coding sequence ATGGCTGATACAACAATGGAAATCAAGAAAAAGCGAAAGAGCCTAAATAAAAATATGAAAAATAGCATGGGTGAATTTGTAATTGAAAAAGTGATTTTTGTTTTAGGAATGACATCCATCGCTATCATTGCCTTGATTTTTCTGTTTCTATTTCGAACTGGAATACGATTGTTTGATGATATTGCATTGAAGGATTTTTTGTTTGGAGAATTTTGGTTTCCTATTTCGGTGAATTCACAATATGGAATACTACCATTGGTGGCAGGGTCCGTGATGGTAACATTGGGAGCTGTCTTTATTTCCGTCCCCCTAGGTATTGGAAGTGCCATCTTTATTGCTGAGGTGGCACCACCCAAAACCAAGACGGTTTTAAAGGTTATTATAGAATTTTTATCGGCAATTCCATCTGTTGTACTAGGCTTTCTTGGAATTGTGATCTTATCTAGCTGGGTTAGAGTGACATTTAATATATCATCTGGATTTACCATATTGACAGGATCGATTTTGGTCTCATTTATGGCTTTACCTACCATCATTAGTATATCCGATGATGCCCTCAACGCATTACCAAAGGAATATCGTGAGGCATCCCTAGCCCTAGGCGCTACTAGGTGGGAAACCATTCTTTACGCCCTTGTTCCAGCCGCATCTTCAGGAATAATTGCCGCAGTGATGCTAGGGATTGGAAGGGCAGTGGGAGAGACAATGACAGTGATGATGGTAACGGGAAATGCAGCGCAAATTCCAGGCTCCTTCCTTGTATCAGGAAGAACCATGACTGCCACCATTGCGGCGGAAATGGGAGATACTGTTCGAAATGGAACCCACTATCATGCTTTGTTTGCTGTTGGAATTGTACTATTAGCCATGACTAGCTTCATTAACTTAATTGCAGATTTTGTGCTTTCCCGAGCTAAGAAGGAGGGACGATAG
- a CDS encoding PstS family phosphate ABC transporter substrate-binding protein, producing the protein MKKLALLLVLAMVVTGALVGCGGDADAGQPNTGDNVSSNDTNGGNDVDFSKLIQIRGSDTMVNLGQQWAEVFMDNYPEAQLAVTGGGSGTGIAAMINGTADIAQSSRQIKGEEIQQGKDNGIEIIEHVTGRDGIAIAVHNDNPVQELTMADLKDIFTGEKTNWKDFGGNDANITLYSRESNSGTYAFFKEFVLEDEEYATHSNLMPSTQAIVEAVIQDVNGIGYIGLAYLSDTVQGVAVSLDDSSEAFLPSLATISAGDYPVARPLFLYTAGEPTGVIEIYMDFIMAAEGQSIVEEIGFIPVK; encoded by the coding sequence ATGAAAAAATTAGCTTTATTACTTGTGTTAGCAATGGTGGTTACTGGTGCGTTGGTAGGCTGTGGAGGAGATGCAGACGCAGGTCAACCAAACACAGGAGACAATGTAAGTTCAAATGACACAAACGGTGGAAATGATGTGGACTTTAGTAAGTTAATACAAATTAGAGGTTCAGATACAATGGTTAACCTAGGACAACAATGGGCAGAGGTATTTATGGATAACTACCCTGAAGCGCAATTAGCCGTAACCGGTGGTGGATCAGGTACAGGGATTGCTGCTATGATTAATGGAACTGCTGATATTGCACAATCTTCACGACAAATTAAAGGCGAGGAAATACAACAAGGAAAAGACAATGGTATTGAGATCATAGAGCATGTGACAGGAAGAGATGGAATTGCCATTGCAGTTCATAATGACAATCCAGTACAAGAATTAACAATGGCAGATTTAAAGGACATCTTCACGGGAGAAAAGACCAACTGGAAGGACTTCGGTGGGAATGATGCAAATATTACATTATACTCAAGGGAATCTAACTCTGGAACCTACGCTTTCTTTAAAGAATTTGTGTTAGAAGATGAAGAGTATGCAACACACTCAAACTTAATGCCTTCAACACAAGCGATTGTTGAAGCAGTAATACAAGATGTTAATGGAATTGGATATATTGGGTTAGCGTATTTAAGTGACACAGTTCAGGGGGTTGCTGTATCTCTTGATGATAGCAGTGAGGCTTTCTTACCATCCTTAGCAACTATTTCGGCTGGAGATTATCCTGTGGCAAGACCACTATTCCTATACACGGCTGGAGAACCAACAGGAGTCATAGAGATATACATGGACTTTATTATGGCAGCAGAAGGACAAAGTATTGTAGAAGAAATAGGGTTTATCCCAGTAAAGTAA
- a CDS encoding metal-dependent hydrolase, producing the protein MKIQYLGHSAFYVEAGEMKALIDPFIPETLTHPIFSFADITHIFITHGHGDHLGSTLSIVRESNATVITNYEISLYLQSKGVNCHSMHIGGRTTMDFGTVKMTPALHGSAIETDEGLVCGGNPGGFVIECQGKKLYHAGDTGLTMDMKLLAVEEIDVALLPIGGNFTMDVQDAVRAVAFIGAKVAIPMHYNTFPVITASPESFKEQVKTSQVHILNVEEVYNF; encoded by the coding sequence ATGAAGATTCAATATTTAGGACATTCAGCCTTTTATGTGGAGGCTGGTGAGATGAAGGCCTTAATTGACCCCTTTATTCCCGAGACCTTGACCCATCCCATTTTTTCATTTGCTGATATTACCCATATTTTTATCACCCATGGACATGGAGACCATTTAGGCAGTACCCTTTCTATCGTAAGAGAATCCAATGCAACAGTAATCACCAATTATGAGATTTCTCTTTATCTTCAATCTAAAGGCGTGAACTGCCATTCCATGCATATTGGCGGTCGAACAACAATGGACTTTGGCACTGTAAAAATGACACCTGCCCTCCATGGATCAGCCATCGAAACAGATGAAGGCCTTGTTTGTGGCGGAAACCCTGGGGGATTTGTCATTGAGTGTCAAGGTAAGAAGCTTTATCATGCAGGGGATACAGGTCTCACAATGGATATGAAACTACTAGCAGTGGAAGAAATTGATGTGGCTCTTCTACCCATTGGGGGGAACTTTACCATGGATGTGCAGGATGCAGTAAGAGCCGTAGCATTCATCGGAGCCAAGGTTGCCATTCCAATGCACTATAATACTTTTCCTGTTATTACTGCCTCTCCAGAATCCTTTAAAGAGCAGGTCAAGACCAGCCAAGTACATATTTTAAATGTAGAGGAAGTATATAATTTTTAA
- a CDS encoding DMT family transporter, which produces MKDRNKGILYMLLASLFFALMASAVKYAGDLPTMQKVFFRNIVGFLISGYMIYRSGASFQGTNKKYLFYRSLFGLIGVFLSFYAIDRLPLADAVVLNQMNPFFVLILSAFFLGEKIKKLQVPAIIIAILGVVFIIRPQFDYTVFPALMGLLSAVFAAAAYTIIRHLRLTDHPQVIVFYFTGFSVFSTLPFMLLGQFQIPTLFQLLALLSVGLFATIAQLLMTHAYRYAEAGDLSIYSYAKTVFSALLGILLWAEIPDQFSLLGILLILLGAYINYRAKLDPEN; this is translated from the coding sequence ATGAAGGATAGAAATAAGGGTATTTTATATATGCTTCTAGCGTCTTTATTTTTTGCGCTAATGGCTTCCGCCGTCAAGTATGCTGGAGATCTACCCACAATGCAAAAAGTTTTCTTTCGAAATATAGTTGGATTTCTTATCTCTGGGTATATGATTTATCGATCCGGAGCGAGCTTTCAAGGAACAAACAAGAAGTATTTGTTTTACCGGTCATTGTTTGGGCTCATAGGGGTGTTTCTCTCCTTTTATGCCATCGACCGTTTGCCTTTGGCAGATGCAGTGGTGCTTAACCAAATGAATCCGTTTTTTGTTTTGATACTTTCAGCCTTTTTTCTAGGTGAAAAAATCAAAAAACTGCAAGTACCCGCCATCATTATAGCGATACTAGGTGTCGTATTTATTATCAGACCTCAATTTGATTACACTGTGTTTCCGGCCTTAATGGGTCTACTCTCAGCAGTTTTTGCTGCTGCAGCCTATACCATTATCCGCCATTTGAGACTGACTGACCATCCCCAAGTCATCGTCTTTTACTTTACTGGATTTTCAGTGTTTTCCACCCTACCCTTTATGCTTTTAGGTCAATTTCAAATACCTACACTTTTTCAATTGCTGGCATTATTATCCGTAGGCCTATTTGCTACCATTGCCCAACTCTTGATGACACACGCCTATCGATATGCTGAGGCAGGGGATCTCTCCATCTACTCCTACGCCAAAACTGTATTCTCTGCCTTATTGGGAATCTTATTATGGGCTGAAATCCCAGATCAATTTAGCCTTTTAGGGATTTTACTCATCTTATTAGGAGCCTATATTAATTACCGTGCAAAATTAGATCCTGAAAATTAA